ACAAGTTAGTTTTAAAGATTTAGTGATAATTTGTCGGCACTGGTATCGTTTGTATGCACCGGCTGAGTTTACTCATCGGCGAAATATTGATCAAATTAAAACTACGGACAGTCTGATTTTGGCTTTACTTATCTGGCAAGCTAAGACAGGAATTGAATCACAAAGAAGATTCTGTGAATGTTTCAATTGTTTATCACACTCACGTTTTAATCGGCGTTCACGTCAGCTATTGCAATTGATTTATCAGATACGGCAAGAAATGAATAAAAAGGTTGACCTGAATGGACATTTCTTGATCATTGACAGCTTTCCGGTACCTGTTTGCCAACCAATTCGCAACTATCGTGCTAAAATTTTTCGCGGTTATGCCAACATTGGTTATAAGGCCACCAAGAAAATTTACTTCTATGGTTTCAAAGTTCATGCCATTGTTAGCGATGACGGTTACATTCTTGATTATGTCGTAACAAAAGCATCAGTTCATGATGCCAAGGAGACAGTTGAACTGATGGAAAATGCACATCCATCTAATTACTATCTTCTTGGCGACGAAGGCTATTTAGGCAAAGAACTGCATCAACAGCTAAAACAAATGGGTTATGAACTTTGGACACCATATCGTAAAAATATGACAGGAGCTAAAAAGCACAATGATCATCAATTGATGGCTATTCGCAGAACAATTGAAAGCGACTTTTCGCTTCTGACCTATTACAATGCCGAGAACAATCGAGCACGTAGTCTGATAGGCTTTCAAAGCCGGTTGGAAATTGCAATTTTAGCTTATAATTTGGCTTATTGTCTAGAAAGATTTAACTAGCACCACGCGTATTTTAGTAAACACGATAAATAAAATTATAGACGAAAGATAGAATTTAATGACAGATTTTACAGAATTTGAAAGTACAATTTTTTCATCAGACGATAATTTTGCCATTCGAAAAATTAAACATAATGTCATTTTGACGTATCGCACTCAAGATGATGAAAAAGAATATGAAAGCCTAAGTAAGAATACATATCGTGTATTTTTTGAAAATAATCTTGAAGTTAGTCGACTGTATCCACCTGATGAATTCAGTCACAATTGGCTAATCCAAATTTTAATGCCGCAACTTTCAATTGATTCGCTCAAATCTATGGCGATTGCCTTAACTACATTAGAAAGAATTGCGCAAAGTCAAGAAGGCATGCAATTATCTGAATATGTTAAAAATAGTGAGTTAGTAGAAATAAAGTCCTGGTTTGATCTGCGTAATAAGTTGCGAAAAATATCCAAAGCTTATAGCCTAATTAAGCAAAGTACTGATCAAACAACACAGTGGCTAGGAAGTGATGGACATCGTTATCGTGAAGTGATTTTAGCCAATAGTTTACGGCTTAATTATGGTCAAGATGAAGTTGTTCGTTTAATTCCAATTAAAAATAATTGGGTTATTCAGTTTGTTAAAACTGATTTCAGTGCAACTGATGGCGTAATTGATCAGCTTTTTGCGGCATTAACATTATTGACTCAATATGTAAAACAAATTTAAATCAGAGATGAAACATATTCTTTATGCCCTTAATGGGACTTTTTTCATGTTACTCGTTCCGGCTTTATTTGTATTAGCATTACGACAATTAAGCCATGAAGCTAACCAAAAATTGGTAAATACATTTGGTTTTAATAGTCAAATTATTGCTGGCGGATTAGGAATTATTGTTCATGAACTTAGTCATTTGATTATGGCTATAATTTTTGGTCATCATATTAATGCGGTTAGTTTATTGCGCATCCCTAGTAATACCAATGATATGTCACTTGGCTATGTTAAACATACTTGGTCTCCTACATCTACTTATCAAAAGGTGGGTAATGCTTTTATTGGCATTGCACCTGTATTAGGATGCACCTTGCTGATTTACATAATCATGCGTACATTGAATGCACCTATTTCATTGGTTCAGAATCAGCTTACTACTCAGTTATTAAGTAATGGTAATGCACCTAACTGGAATTTCTTAACTCATAGTTGGATTTATATTTTTGAATTATTTCAGCTTAATTTTGATTCAATATGGCACTCAATTGTTGCTTTATTGCTAGTAATCAGTCTATGTTTTGGTGGATTCGATTTAAGCGAGGCTGATATAAGTAGTGGCAAATATGCTTTTTTAGGATTAATTGGTATAACCTTTATCATGCTTCTCTTAGTTTCTTTTCTAGGCTTTCACGCTGCATTATTACCGTTTTTAGTTAATATTACTGTCTGGATTTATTTGGTATTCATTATATCAATAGTAATTTTAGCAATAATTAATTTAATTATGTATATTTTAAAACGCGTGGTGCTAGTTAAATCGTTCTAGACAATAAGCCAAATTATAAGCTAAAATTGCAATTTCCAACCGGCTTTGAAAGCCTATCAGACTACGTGCTCGATTGTTCTCGGCATTGTAATAGGTCAGAAGCGAAAAGTCGCTTTCAATTGTTCTGCGAATAGCCATCAATTGATGATCATTGTGCTTTTTAGCTCCTGTCATATTTTTACGATATGGTGTCCAAAGTTCATAACCCATTTGTTTTAGCTGTTGATGCAGTTCTTTGCCTAAATAGCCTTCGTCGCCAAGAAGATAGTAATTAGATGGATGTGCATTTTCCATCAGTTCAACTGTCTCCTTGGCATCATGAACTGATGCTTTTGTTACGACATAATCAAGAATGTAACCGTCATCGCTAACAATGGCATGAACTTTGAAACCATAGAAGTAAATTTTCTTGGTGGCCTTATAACCAATGTTGGCATAACCGCGAAAAATTTTAGCACGATAGTTGCGAATTGGTTGGCAAACAGGTACCGGAAAGCTGTCAATGATCAAGAAATGTCCATTCAGGTCAACCTTTTTATTCATTTCTTGCCGTATCTGATAAATCAATTGCAATAGCTGACGTGAACGCCGATTAAAACGTGAGTGTGATAAACAATTGAAACATTCACAGAATCTTCTTTGTGATTCAATTCCTGTCTTAGCTTGCCAGATAAGTAAAGCCAAAATCAGACTGTCCGTAGTTTTAATTTGATCAATATTTCGCCGATGAGTAAACTCAGCCGGTGCATACAAACGATACCAGTGCCGACAAATTATCACTAAATCTTTAAAACTAACTTGTAAATGGTGGCTAAAACGCTTAAGCTTAAGGCAGTTCAATCAGATCAGACTCTTTTCTATTATTACTATTTACAAGTCGAGTCTAACAAGATTGGACTTTTTTATTAACTAAAACGATTTAACTAGCACCACGCGTATTTTAAATATTATTTTATAAAGGAGAAAATAATGGCAAAAGCGTTATTAGTTATCGACTATAGTAAAGACTTTGTAGCTGATGATGGAGCTCTTACTTGTGGCAAGCCTGCTCAAGCAATTGATCAACGTATTACAGAACTGTGTAAACAGTTTCTACAAAATAAAGATTGGGTGATTTTCCCGATGGACGCGCACTTGAAAAATGATCCATATCACCCTGAAACTAAATTATATCCACCGCATAATATTATTGGAACTGCTGGCCGTGAAGTATATGGTCAAACGGGTAAATGGTATTTAGAAAACAAAGATAATGATCATGTTTTATTAATGGATAAAAATCGTTATTCAGCTTTTCAAAATACTAATTTAGATAATTATTTACGTGAACGCCATATTCATGACCTGACACTAACTGGTGTTTGTACTGATATTTGTGTATTGCACACAGCGATTGCGGCATATAATTTAGACTATGAAATTACAATTCCACGTTCTGCTGTTGCTACTTTTACATCAAATGGCGATGAATGGGCAATGGCTCACTTTAAAAATGCATTAGGTGCGAATATTGCTGATTAATTTAATGGCCTGCATAATTTACTAGTAAGTCCAATTATTACTATCTAATAAAAATATACGTTATAATTAATGTAAAGGAAAAAGCTAT
This is a stretch of genomic DNA from Lactobacillus crispatus. It encodes these proteins:
- a CDS encoding IS982 family transposase, whose amino-acid sequence is MNCLKLKRFSHHLQVSFKDLVIICRHWYRLYAPAEFTHRRNIDQIKTTDSLILALLIWQAKTGIESQRRFCECFNCLSHSRFNRRSRQLLQLIYQIRQEMNKKVDLNGHFLIIDSFPVPVCQPIRNYRAKIFRGYANIGYKATKKIYFYGFKVHAIVSDDGYILDYVVTKASVHDAKETVELMENAHPSNYYLLGDEGYLGKELHQQLKQMGYELWTPYRKNMTGAKKHNDHQLMAIRRTIESDFSLLTYYNAENNRARSLIGFQSRLEIAILAYNLAYCLERFN
- a CDS encoding IS982 family transposase, whose amino-acid sequence is MNCLKLKRFSHHLQVSFKDLVIICRHWYRLYAPAEFTHRRNIDQIKTTDSLILALLIWQAKTGIESQRRFCECFNCLSHSRFNRRSRQLLQLIYQIRQEMNKKVDLNGHFLIIDSFPVPVCQPIRNYRAKIFRGYANIGYKATKKIYFYGFKVHAIVSDDGYILDYVVTKASVHDAKETVELMENAHPSNYYLLGDEGYLGKELHQQLKQMGYELWTPYRKNMTGAKKHNDHQLMAIRRTIESDFSLLTYYNAENNRARSLIGFQSRLEIAILAYNLAYCLERFN
- a CDS encoding cysteine hydrolase family protein, which codes for MAKALLVIDYSKDFVADDGALTCGKPAQAIDQRITELCKQFLQNKDWVIFPMDAHLKNDPYHPETKLYPPHNIIGTAGREVYGQTGKWYLENKDNDHVLLMDKNRYSAFQNTNLDNYLRERHIHDLTLTGVCTDICVLHTAIAAYNLDYEITIPRSAVATFTSNGDEWAMAHFKNALGANIAD